The Paenibacillus sp. FSL H7-0357 nucleotide sequence CCCCATTATCCTTACAGAATCCTTAGAATCTCCCCTTACACTGTGGAAGTGGAAAGGATGATATAATATGCGGGACATTATTTTAGAAACCCAGAATCTTTGCAAGAGCTTCAAACATCAAACAGCCGTCAACAAAGTAACGTTAGCAGTACCCCGTAACTCGATCTATGGGCTCTTGGGGCCGAATGGCGCAGGTAAATCGACAACGCTCAAAATGATCGCAGGCATGCTGCGCCCCGATTCCGGGAGTATTCGTATTCATGGGCATGAATGGACACGGAAGGATTTAAGCGAAATTGGCGTATTAATTGAGGCGCCACCGCTCTATGAGAATCTGACTGCCAGAGAGAATCTTAAGGTGCGTACGCTTGCCCTCGGACTGCCGCAGTCCCGAATCGAGGAGACCCTCGCCGTTGTGGATTTAACCGATACCGGAAAGAAACGTGCCGGACAGTTCTCCATGGGTATGAAGCAGCGGCTGGGAATCGCGATTGCACTCTTGAACCAGCCGAAGCTGCTGATTCTGGACGAACCGACCAACGGGCTGGACCCTATCGGGATTCAGGAGCTGCGGGAGCTGATCCGTTCTTTTCCCGGGCAAGGAATCACCGTCATTCTGTCGAGTCATATTCTCTCCGAGGTCGAACAGGTAGTGGATCAGATCGGAATTATCGCCGGGGGAGTTCTGGGATATCAGGGAGCCGTTCCCCACGGGCAAGAGCTCGAAGCCTTGTTCATGCAGGTCGCCGCAGCCAACCGAAGGGCTGGTGAATAACATGCTTTGTCATATTAGGGCTGAACGTTTAAAATGGCGGGGCACTTTTATCCCTAAGCTTGTCTGGCTAGCACCTGTGTTCACGATGCTCCTTTGCGCCATTTTAATGGGCGGACGCTTATTTCAAAGCGGGGCTTACAACTGGTGGTACACGATGCTCTTGCCCGGAGCGCTGACCCTAACCTGTTCACTGACTCTACATAAAGACGCTAAGATGAAATACCGTGGTCTACTGGCTCTGCCTGTTGATCTGAAGACACTCTGGGCCGGGAAAATAATTGCCTGTGCGGAATGGCTATTAGTCGCTATCCTCCTGTTCCTGGTTGGCATTACGTCGGGCGGAATGTTGTTCGGCCAATCCATTCCGCTGCTGAACAGTTTGGCTGGCAGCTTCCTGATCTTCGTCACATTTCTGTGGCAGATTCCACTGTGTCTGTTCCTGGCTGCACGACTCGGATTTTTCGCCGCTGTTCTGCTTAATATGTTCGGTAATGTCATGGGTGTCGTTGCCTTCGATACCGGAGGACTGTGGGATTTTGTGCCTTATACTATTACTTTCAGGCTCATGTGCCCGGTTCTGTCGATCCTGCCGAACGGTCTCCCCGTACCGGTGGACAGTCCGCTGAGAAGCACGGAAATGATTCTTCCGGGTGCCCTGATCTCCCTGGCCTGGTTCGGATTACTTTCCCTCCTTACTGCGCTATGGTTCCGTAAGCAGGAGGCGAAGTAACATGGCTTCACTACTGGGATTGCTGAGAGCGGATCTGCTCAAAAGCCGGCATACGCCGTTTCTGCTAATTCATCTGCTGGCTCCTCTTATCGGAGCTGGCATATTCTTAGCGTACTATTCGTACTCCCCGTGGAGTGCAACCGACAAAGCACTGGCGTTTATGCAGTCTCTAGGATGCGCATTTCCTACCCTGATCGGGCTGGTCTGCTCCATGTCGGTGGAACAGGAAGCGGCTGCAGGACAGTTTCAAAGCATGCTTGCTATACCCGCAAACAAAATTACAACCTATATAAGCAAGCTGCTTCTCCTGCTGTTGTTTGGCTATGGAGCCGTCCTGTTTGCTTACAGCCTTTTTGGCCTGGGGTTCGGCGTGATTTTGCAGCAGGACAGATTGGGAATGCCCTTTTACATCACCGGGGCAGTTATTCTGTTTGGCAGCAATATGTTTCTCTACCTTCTTCATCTGACAGCCAGCCTGCGCTTCGGAAGAGGCGCTTCCATCGGGGTAGGGATTGTGGGGAGTCTGGTCGCTGCCTTAATGCTTACCGGGCTAGGTGATGCCATCTGGCCGTATATTCCCTTCGCATGGGGCGTCCGCTTCATCTCCCTGTGGACAATCCACGCTTCCGGTACGACAGTATCCCCCGCTGTATCGGGGCTGAGCACCGGAATTACGGTCTGGCTGCTGGGAACAATACTGGCTGCTCTTCTGTGCGCTGCATGGTTCCAGCGGTGGGAAGGACGATCAACCGATAATTAGACATACAACTTACAATCGAGGGAACGAATATGGCAAAAATACTCGTGGTAGACGATGAACCCGCCATCCTGTCGCTGATCCGCAACGCGCTTATTACTGACAATCATCTGGTGACAACGATCTCTGATTCTACACAGGTGTGCCGGAATGACCTTGGCGCGTATGATCTTATTTTGCTGGATGTGATGATGCCGGGTGTGGACGGCTTTACACTTTGCCGGGAAATACGCGCGGCGGTGGATTGCCCGATCCTTTTTTTAACAGCCAAAACACTGGAAAGCGATCTGATGTACGGCCTCGGACTGGGGGCAGATGATTATATTGTGAAGCCCTTTGGCATAGGTGCGCTGCGGGCACGGATTGGCGCCCATCTCAGGAGGGAAAGCAGGGAGCGGCGGAATGTTCTATATCTGGAGAATGTACACTTCAACCTCTCCGGTAAAGAACTGTTGGTCCAAGAGGACAAAGTGCCTCTGACCAAAAGCGAATATGAAATTTGCGAATTTCTGGCCCGCAGCCGCGGACAGGTCTTCTCCAAAGAACATATTTATGAAGCGGTCTTCGGATTTGACGGAGAAAGCGACCGCAGCGCCATTACGGAGCATATCAAGAACATCCGCGCCAAGCTGAGCAAATACGGGATCGACGCGATTGAGACTATCTGGGGGATTGGATATAAGTGGAATCTGTGAAACGAATCAAAACAGTGCGCCTTCGCACCTTTTTCCTGCAATACCTCTTGTTCTTAAGCACAGGGACGATTCTGCTGCTGGTGCTTGTACTTGGCTTGTTCACACTGGCGTTTTCCTCCAATATTATACTGCCT carries:
- a CDS encoding response regulator transcription factor yields the protein MAKILVVDDEPAILSLIRNALITDNHLVTTISDSTQVCRNDLGAYDLILLDVMMPGVDGFTLCREIRAAVDCPILFLTAKTLESDLMYGLGLGADDYIVKPFGIGALRARIGAHLRRESRERRNVLYLENVHFNLSGKELLVQEDKVPLTKSEYEICEFLARSRGQVFSKEHIYEAVFGFDGESDRSAITEHIKNIRAKLSKYGIDAIETIWGIGYKWNL
- a CDS encoding lantibiotic immunity ABC transporter MutG family permease subunit, which translates into the protein MASLLGLLRADLLKSRHTPFLLIHLLAPLIGAGIFLAYYSYSPWSATDKALAFMQSLGCAFPTLIGLVCSMSVEQEAAAGQFQSMLAIPANKITTYISKLLLLLLFGYGAVLFAYSLFGLGFGVILQQDRLGMPFYITGAVILFGSNMFLYLLHLTASLRFGRGASIGVGIVGSLVAALMLTGLGDAIWPYIPFAWGVRFISLWTIHASGTTVSPAVSGLSTGITVWLLGTILAALLCAAWFQRWEGRSTDN
- a CDS encoding lantibiotic immunity ABC transporter MutE/EpiE family permease subunit: MLCHIRAERLKWRGTFIPKLVWLAPVFTMLLCAILMGGRLFQSGAYNWWYTMLLPGALTLTCSLTLHKDAKMKYRGLLALPVDLKTLWAGKIIACAEWLLVAILLFLVGITSGGMLFGQSIPLLNSLAGSFLIFVTFLWQIPLCLFLAARLGFFAAVLLNMFGNVMGVVAFDTGGLWDFVPYTITFRLMCPVLSILPNGLPVPVDSPLRSTEMILPGALISLAWFGLLSLLTALWFRKQEAK
- a CDS encoding lantibiotic protection ABC transporter ATP-binding protein, which produces MRDIILETQNLCKSFKHQTAVNKVTLAVPRNSIYGLLGPNGAGKSTTLKMIAGMLRPDSGSIRIHGHEWTRKDLSEIGVLIEAPPLYENLTARENLKVRTLALGLPQSRIEETLAVVDLTDTGKKRAGQFSMGMKQRLGIAIALLNQPKLLILDEPTNGLDPIGIQELRELIRSFPGQGITVILSSHILSEVEQVVDQIGIIAGGVLGYQGAVPHGQELEALFMQVAAANRRAGE